Proteins from a single region of Oncorhynchus nerka isolate Pitt River linkage group LG18, Oner_Uvic_2.0, whole genome shotgun sequence:
- the LOC135561620 gene encoding protein TBATA-like has translation MQQVAFDKIKGDLASQRVLAQYRPHAKTKVSADASSFGLGVVLTQMQDNMEWRPIAYISRSLSDTEQRYAQVEKEAPESSVSSHPHTSPFSLGNRELTTVSLKVTEDSPLCHKPRVIRSSARFGVPSHSPFFCRNNPHPQRVRHIKGINDKQICAVNDVTFGQFPQYCLGRVLTLEKNLVLQSNIPTAAIGTNSTYLPIDVLTGLQFFPLKQTDSPSLRLLTEAWREELRELTERAGLLGAGGRGNGVAFFPQSSCVSALGGSRDDREGNLKLQLMVIDMLCQILQTESIGDVQQWILTAGQREKDQILSLLSSALAKDPVSAYEAPGREQLTVKEVQNLPPASRMASISEEDTTRDHSLEIMPNCDLGKLEDAGTERAESKTHRQRHIARPLSTQRTLCSPTVCHLNQKVVLRYTKRALMPHTPPEVFQAEWPNYTQQAPGSLVT, from the exons ATGCAACAGGTAGCGTTTGACAAAATCAAAGGAGATCTGGCCTCACAGAGAGTGCTGGCCCAGTACCGTCCCCACGCTAAGACAAAAGTATCAGCAGATGCATCATCCTTTGGGCTAGGGGTGGTCCTCACACAGATGCAGGACAACATGGAGTGGCGTCCAATAGCATACATCTCCCGAAGCTTATCCGACACAGAGCAAAGATATGCTCAAGTGGAGAAGGAAGC GCCAGAGTCCAGTGTGTCCAGCCATCCCCACACCTCACCCTTCTCCCTGGGTAATCGTGAGCTCACCACTGTGTCCCTGAAAGTGACAGAGGATAGCCCGCTATGCCACAAGCCCAGAGTGATCCGCAGCAGTGCCCGCTTCGGAGTGCCCAGCCACAGCCCTTTCTTCTGTAGGAACAACCCCCACCCACAGAGGGTCAGGCACATCAAGG GTATCAATGACAAACAAATCTGTGCTGTCAATGATGTCACCTTTGGCCAGTTTCCCCAGTACTGCTTGGGCAGGGTCCTGACCCTTGAGAAGAATCTGGTGTTGCAGTCAAACATACCGACAGCGGCCATCGGCACCAACAGCACCTACCTCCCTATTGACGTCCTCACGGGCCTCCAGTTCTTCCCCCTGAAGCAGACGGATTCCCCCTCTCTGAGGTTAT TGACCGAGGCCTGGCGTGAGGAGTTGCGAGAGTTGACAGAGAGGGCAGGGCTTTTGGGAGCAGGTGGAAGAG GCAATGGTGTCGCCTTCTTTCCCCAGTCCAGCTGTGTGTCAGCCCTCGGGGGGTCtagagatgacagagaggggaACCTTAAACTACAGCTGATG GTGATTGATATGTTGTGTCAGATACTGCAAACTGAGTCTATAGGAGATGTCCAGCAATGGATTCTGACAGCTGGTCAAAGAG AAAAGGACCAGATTCTAAGTCTGCTGTCTTCCGCCCTGGCAAAGGACCCTGTCTCAGCCTATGAGGCGCCGGGAAGAGAGCAGCTGACAGTGAAGGAGGTTCAAAACCTCCCTCCTGCCTCCAGAATGGCTTCGATCAGTGAGGAGGATACCACCAG AGATCATTCCCTAGAAATTATGCCAAACTGTGACTTAG GTAAACTGGAGGATGCAGGCACAGAGAGGGCAGAGTCCAAGACCCACAGGCAGAGACACATTGCCAGACCCCTGAGTACCCAGAGGACCCTGTGTAGCCCCACCGTGTGCCACCTCAACCAAAAGGTGGTCCTACGTTACACCAAGCGGGCCCTGATGCCTCACACACCACCTGAAGTGTTCCAGGCCGAATGGCCCAACTATACCCAGCAGGCACCTGGCTCACTTGTGACATAA